The Chordicoccus furentiruminis DNA window AGTTCCTCCACGTTATTCTTGATGTTCTCCGCGTAGCTGGTGACAATGGGGCAGTTGTAGTGATTCACCGCGTCCGGAAATTCGTTCCGCTCGTACGGAATGCAAGGATAGAAGATGAAGCGCACACCCTGGCGGATCAGCCACGTCACATGTCCGTGGGCCAGCTTCGCCGGATAGCATTCCGACTCGCTCGGAATCGATTCGATGCCCAGCTCATAAAGCTTGTGGGACGAGGTCGGAGAAAGCACCACCTCATAGCCCAGCTTCGTGAAGAAGGTGAACCACAGCGGATAGTTCTCGTACATATTGAGCACGCGGGGAATGCCGACCTGACCGCGGGGCGCCTTGTCGGCTGTCAGCGGCTTATAGCCGAAGATTCGCTTGTACTTCCACTCGTAGAGGTTGGGAAGATGATCCTTGTTCTTTTCCTTCCCGATGCCTCGTTCGCAGCGGTTGCCGGAGATGTAGCGGCGGCCGCCGGGGAAATGATTGATGGTCAGACGGCACTGATTCGTGCAGCCGTGGCAGTGCGTCATCGTCGTCTTGTACTCGAAGGCGTTGATCTTCTCGAGCGAAAGCATCGTCGTCGGACGGCCCTCGATGCGTCGGTCTCTGGCGATCAGAGCCGCTCCGAAGGCGCCCATAATGCCCGCGATATCCGGACGGATCACCTCGCAGTCCGCGATCTTCTCGAAGGCGCGGAGCACCGCGTCGTTGTAGAATGTTCCGCCCTGCACCACGATATGCTTTCCGAGCTCGGAGGCGTCGGATACCTTGATGACCTTGTAGAGCGCGTTCCGGATGACCGAATAGGCAAGGCCGGCGGAGATGTCGGCCACTGTGGCGCCCTCCTTCTGGGCCTGCTTCACCTTGGAATTCATGAAGACCGTGCAGCGGGTACCCAGATCGATCGGATGCTCGGCAAAAAGAGCCGCCTTCGCGAAATCCTGAACGGAATACCCCAGCGTTGTCGCGAAGTTCTCGATGAAGGAGCCGCACCCGGAGGAGCAGGCTTCGTTGAGCATCACGTCATCCACGGCGTGGTCCCGGATCCGGATGCATTTCATATCCTGACCGCCGATGTCGAGAATGCAGTCCACATCCGGATCGAAGAACTGCGCCGCAGTGTAATGCGCGATCGTCTCCACCTCACCCTCGTCGAGAAGCAGGGCGGCTTTGATCAGCGCTTCGCCGTAGCCGGTTGAGCAGGCACCCGCGATCACCACGTCGGAAGGCATATGAGCGTATGTTTCCTTGATTGCGCGGATCGAGGTCGCCAGCGGATCGCCGTGGTTGCTGTCGTAGAAAGAGTAGAGGAGACGCCCGTCTTCGGCAATCAGCGCGGTCTTCGTCGTCGTCGAGCCCGCGTCGATGCCGAGATAGGCCCGTCCGTGGTAGCCGGCCAGATCCTCCCGGGCCACCTGGTACCGGCCCTGCCGTGCAAGGAAGGCGTCATAGTCCTCCCGCGACGGGAAAAGCGGATCCATCCGGTTGACCTCGAACTGCATGCGGACGCCGTGCTCCAGACGGTCCGTCAGATCCTTCAGAGAGACCAGCTGTTCGCCCGGCACAAAGGCGCGTTCCGCGATCTTCGCCTCTGATTTCGCGGCCTCGACTGCGTTCATCGCGGCGCCGGCCGCCGCGAACAGGTGAGAGTTCCCGGGTACGATGGCATGCTCCTCATCGAGACGCAGCGTACGGATATAAGCCGCGCGGAGCTGGTCCAGGAAATGCAGCGGTCCGCCGAGGAAGGCGACATGGCCGCGGATCGGCTTGCCGCAGGCGAGTCCGGAGATGGTCTGGTTACAGACGGCCTGAAAGATGGAAGCGGCCAGATCCTCCTTCGTCGCTCCCTCGTTGATCAGCGGCTGGATGTCCGTCTTGGCAAAGACGCCGCAGCGGGCCGCGATCGGGTAGATCGCCTGATAATGGCGCGCGTACTCGTTGAGTCCCGAGGCGTCGGTCTGCAGAAGGTCCGCCATCTGGTCAATGAAGGATCCGGTGCCGCCGGCACAGATACCGTTCATGCGCTGCTCGACATTGCCGTTCTCAAAATAGATGATTTTCGCGTCCTCGCCGCCCAGCTCGATGGCCACATCCGTCTTCGGACAGAAGGACTTGATCGCCGTGGCGACGGCTACCACCTCCTGGACGAAGGGGACGCCCAGATTCTTCGCGAGCGTCAGACCGCCGGACCCGGTGATGGCCGGGGACACCTTCACATCGCCCGTCCGGTCATAGGCCTCCCGGATCAGCTTCGCCGCCGTAGTCTGAATTTCCGCAAAATGACGCTGATAATCCGAAAACAGGATCTGTCCGCTCTCGTCCATAAGCGCGATCTTCACTGTCGTCGAACCGATATCGATACCAAGTGTATAGCTGTGTTCTGTCATGCCGCTCCTTTAACTGCCTGACTGCCGGTGCTTCTACTTAATTAATGCATGCCGGCCCGAGTTACGTCTGCGAGTATAAGGCATGGAGAGGAAAATAACAAGAAACACATTGCCGAAAGCGTTACCTGTGCTATGATAGGTCTAAATGCGCGGAATCTGATGATTTTCTGTATCTTAAGCAGGGAGGCACAATGGCATCATACGAAATTCTGAAGGAGGAAGGCCGGGCGAAGCGGGCCCGCTTCAAAACGGCTCACGGTACGATCGAGACACCGGTTTTCATGAACGTCGGGACGGCGGCGGCCATCAAGGGCGCGGTGTCCTCGCCGGAACTCAGGGAACTCAAGTGTCAGGTCGAGCTGTGCAATACCTACCACCTGCACGTCCGTCCGGGCGACGACGTCGTAAAGGAGATGGGCGGCGTAAGAAAGTTCATGTGCTGGGACGGGCCGGTTCTCACGGACTCAGGCGGCTTTCAGGTCTTTTCTCTTGCGAAGCTCCGTCAGATCAGAGAAGAGGGCGTGACGTTTCATTCCCATGTGGACGGCCGGCTGATTTTCATGGGTCCGGAGCAGAGCATGCAGATCCAGTCCAACCTCGGCTCCACGATTGCGATGGCTTTTGACGAATGCCCGGACGCGCTGGCGGACGCCTCCTACATCGACCGTTCCATCGAGCGGACGACCCGGTGGCTCGTCCGCTGTCAGGCGGAGATGAGGCGTCTCAACTCGCTTCCTGATACGGTCAACCCGGATCAGCTGCTTTTCGGCATCAATCAGGGCGGCATCATCGACGGGCTGCGGATCCGCCATGCACGCCAGATCGCCTCGCTCGGTCTGGACGGCTACGCGGTGGGCGGGCTCGCCGTGGGAGAGACGCATGAGCAGATGTACCACGTGCTGGAGGAAGTCGTTCCGGCCCTTCCGCGCGACAAGCCGACCTACCTGATGGGTGTGGGAACGCCGGCCAATATCCTGGAGGGTGTGGAGCGGGGCATCGATTTCTTCGACTGCGTCTATCCTTCCCGCAACGGGCGGCACGGTCACGTCTACACGAGCCGCGGCCACCTCAATCTGTTCAACGCGCAGTACCGGACCGATCCGCGTCCGATCGACGAATCCTGCGGGTGCCCTGTCTGCCGGACTTTTTCACGCGCGTACCTGCGCCATCTGCTGAAATCCGGTGAGATGCTGGGAATGCGCCTCTGCGTGATGCACAACCTGTACTTCTACAACAGTCTGATGGAGAGCATCCGGCTGGCTCTGGACGAGGGCCGGTTCGCCGAATTCAAGAAGGATACGCTGGCTGCCTACGGAGAGCATCCGGTTCACAACACCGTCATGCACGCGGACTGGCGGCCCTGAAGCCCCGGGAAAAGCACTTGCGGGGACGGGACGGAGAGTGTATGATTGACATGTTCTACGAATTCAGATAAACGGAGGCATCTACAATTATGATCAATGCGATTCTTCTCGACTCCGCCAGCGCGAGCTCCGGAAGCGGCGCTGCGGGCTGGGGCACCATGCTGATCTGGCTTGTGGTCATGATCGGCATCATGTATTTCCTGATGATCCGTCCGCAGAGGAAGGAGCAGAAAAGGCTTCAGTCCATGCTGAACGACATGGCCGTCGGCGACAGCGTGGTCACCACAAGCGGCTTCTACGGCGTGCTCCTCGACATCACGGACGACGATGTGATCGTCGAGTTCGGCAACAACAAGAACTGCCGCATTCCCATGCGCAAGTCGGCCATCGCCGAAGTTGAGAAGGCGGATGCCGCCTATGCTGCGCCGGAGTCCAGGGAAAAGGACCGGAAGTAATCCAGTATAGCATTACGATACGGAGATGGCATATGCCGTCTCCTTTTTCAAAGGAGCATAAGATGAACGTTCAAATCGCACTGATACCGGGCGACGGAATCGGACCGGAGATTGTCTCGCAGGCGAAGCGGGTGCTTGACCGCGCCGCAGAGCTGGGAGGTCACACATTCCATTACCGGGAGGTACTGCTGGGCGGCTGTTCCATCGACGCCGCCGGCGTACCGCTCACGGACGAAACCGTTGCGATATGCCGCGCGTCGGACGCGGTGCTGATGGGTTCCATCGGCGGCGACGCCGCCACTTCGCCGTGGTACCGCCTTCCGCCGGAAAAGCGGCCGGAAGCGGGGCTTCTCGGGATCCGGAAAGCGCTGGGGCTGTTCGCGAATCTGCGCCCGGCTGTTCTATATCCGGAGCTGAAGGGAGCCTGCCCTCTGAAGGAATCGGTGATCCGGGACGGCTTCGACCTCATGATGGTGAGGGAACTGACCGGCGGCCTGTACTTCGGAAAACGTTACACGAAGGACGTAAACGGCGTCCGCACGGCGGTGGATACGCTTTCCTACAACGAGGAGGAGATCCGCCGCGTGGCGGAGCGGGCCTTCGGGATCGCGGAGAAGCGGAGACATCATCTGACGCTGGTTGACAAGGCCAATGTGCTGGATTCGTCGAGACTGTGGCGTGACGTTGTGACGGACACGGCGGCTTCCCACCCGGACGTCCGTTTCGACTGGATGCTGGTGGACAACTGCGCGATGCAGCTTGTGAAGAATCCGGGTCAGTTCGACGTGCTTCTGACGGAGAATATGTTCGGCGACATCCTGTCCGACGAGGCCAGCATGATCGCCGGCTCCATCGGGATGCTGCCCTCCGCCTCGCTGAACGGGACGGGTTTCGGCCTCTACGAGCCGTCGGGCGGTTCCGCTCCGGATATCGCCGGCAAAGGGATCGCCAACCCTCTGGCGACGATTCTGTCCGCGGCGATGCTGCTCCGGTACAGCCTGAACCTTGACCGGGAAGCGGACGCCGTCGAGCGGGCCGTCCGGCGGGTGCTGGCTGACGGATACCGGACCGCCGACATCATGAGCGATGGGTGTACGCAGACGGATACCGCCGGGATGGGTGACCGGGTTCTGGAGCGCATGGAGCTCTGAGGCGCGGTCCGAACATACCCGGAGTCCCGGATGGCTTTGCCGATCTCTCCGCGTTTCGCTGACCGGAGATACCGGCGCAGAGAAAAGCCGAAGAACAGGCCGCAAAACGGATGGGCGGCAGGAAGAATCCGGATACCGCAAAGGAGAAGACAGCTATGAGAAGTGATACAGTCAGAAAAGGACTTCAGCAGGCACCGCACCGTTCCCTCTGGAACGCACTGGGCGTCACGAAGGAGGAGATGGAAAAGCCGCTGGTCGCGGTTGTCAGTTCATGGAACGAAATCGTTCCGGGCCATATGAACCTCGACAAGATCGCCGAGGCGGTGAAGCTCGGTGTCGCCGAGGCCGGCGGATTCCCTGTCGTGATTCCGGCGATCGCCGTCTGCGACGGCATTGCCATGGGACACACCGGAATGAAGTATTCCCTGGTGACAAGAGATCTGATCGCCGACTCCACGGAATCGATGATCATGGCTCATCAGTTCGACGCGATGGTCTGCATCCCGAACTGCGACAAGAACGTGCCGGGTCTTCTGATGGCGGCCGCGCGTCTCAATATTCCCACCGTGTTCGTGAGCGGCGGACCGATGCTTGCCGGTCATGTAGGCGGAAAGCGCACCTCGCTTTCCAGCATTTTCGAAGCGGTGGGCCGCCGTCAGGCCGGTACGCTTGACGAAGCGGGACTTGAGGAATATGAGGAGTACGGGTGCCCCACCTGCGGTTCCTGCTCCGGCATGTACACCGCCAACAGCATGAACTGCCTCACGGAGGCCATCGGGATGGGGCTCCGGGGCAACGGCACGATTCCGGCCGTCTACTCGGCCCGCCTAAGACTCGCGAAGCACGCCGGCAATCAGGTTATGGAAATGCTGCGCCGGAACATCCGTCCCCGTGACATCATCACGGAGGCGTCGATCCGGAACGCACTGACCGTGGATATGGCGCTCGGATGCTCCACGAACACGATGCTCCATCTTCCGGCCATCGCGCATGAGATCGGCATGAACCTCGACATGCGGATGGCGAACGAGTACTCGGCCCGGACTCCGAACCTCTGCCATCTGGCGCCCGCCGGTCACACCTATATGGAGCAGCTGAACGAGGCCGGCGGCGTTTACGCCGTCATGCACGAGCTGGCGAAGAAGAATCTTCTCAATCTGAACTGCATGACCGTCACGGGCCGCACCGTCGGGGAAAACATCGAGCACGCCGAGAACCGTGACCCGGAGGTGATCCGTCCGATTGATCACCCGTACTCGGAAACCGGCGGACTCGCGGTCCTCTCCGGCAACATCGCGCCGGAAGGCGGCGTGGTGAAGCAGAGCGCGGTTGCACCGGAGATGCTGGTCCATGAGGGACCCGCTCGCGTCTTCGACTGCGAGGACGACGCGATCCGCGCGATCCTCGGCGGTCAGATCCGCAAGGGCGACGTCGTGGTCATCCGTTACGAAGGTCCCAAGGGCGGTCCGGGCATGCGCGAGATGCTGAATCCGACTTCCGCCATCGCGGGAATGGGTCTCGGATCGACGGTCGCACTGATCACGGACGGCCGTTTCAGCGGCGCCTCCCGCGGCGCTTCCATCGGCCATATTTCACCCGAAGCGGCTGTCGGCGGCCCCATCGCCCTGATCGAGGAGGGAGACATCATCGAGATCAATATTCCGGAGAAGACGATTCACCTCCGTGTTTCCGATGAGGAGCTCGCAAAGCGGAAGGCCGCGTGGAAGCCGAGAGAACCGAAGATTACAACCGGTTATCTCGCGCGTTACGCGGCGATGGTCACATCCGGAAGCCGCGGCGCAGTGCTCGAGGTTCCGAAGCGCTGACCGGACGGAGCGTGCCCGCCGCGAAGAACGGCGGGCGCCTTTACAAAGCACGCTGATTCGGAAAGGAGAGAAGCGTCATGCAGCTGACTGGAGCACAGATCGTCATCGAATGCCTGAAAGAGCAGGGCGTGGACACCGTCTTCGGCTACCCGGGCGGCACGATTCTGAATATTTATGACGAACTTTACAAGCACAGATCTGAAATCCGCCATATCCTGACCTCTCACGAGCAGGGCGCGGCCCACGCGGCAGACGGATACGCACGTGCCACCGGCCGCGTCGGCGTGGTGATGGCCACATCCGGTCCCGGCGCC harbors:
- a CDS encoding 2-hydroxyacyl-CoA dehydratase; its protein translation is MTEHSYTLGIDIGSTTVKIALMDESGQILFSDYQRHFAEIQTTAAKLIREAYDRTGDVKVSPAITGSGGLTLAKNLGVPFVQEVVAVATAIKSFCPKTDVAIELGGEDAKIIYFENGNVEQRMNGICAGGTGSFIDQMADLLQTDASGLNEYARHYQAIYPIAARCGVFAKTDIQPLINEGATKEDLAASIFQAVCNQTISGLACGKPIRGHVAFLGGPLHFLDQLRAAYIRTLRLDEEHAIVPGNSHLFAAAGAAMNAVEAAKSEAKIAERAFVPGEQLVSLKDLTDRLEHGVRMQFEVNRMDPLFPSREDYDAFLARQGRYQVAREDLAGYHGRAYLGIDAGSTTTKTALIAEDGRLLYSFYDSNHGDPLATSIRAIKETYAHMPSDVVIAGACSTGYGEALIKAALLLDEGEVETIAHYTAAQFFDPDVDCILDIGGQDMKCIRIRDHAVDDVMLNEACSSGCGSFIENFATTLGYSVQDFAKAALFAEHPIDLGTRCTVFMNSKVKQAQKEGATVADISAGLAYSVIRNALYKVIKVSDASELGKHIVVQGGTFYNDAVLRAFEKIADCEVIRPDIAGIMGAFGAALIARDRRIEGRPTTMLSLEKINAFEYKTTMTHCHGCTNQCRLTINHFPGGRRYISGNRCERGIGKEKNKDHLPNLYEWKYKRIFGYKPLTADKAPRGQVGIPRVLNMYENYPLWFTFFTKLGYEVVLSPTSSHKLYELGIESIPSESECYPAKLAHGHVTWLIRQGVRFIFYPCIPYERNEFPDAVNHYNCPIVTSYAENIKNNVEELRDPSIRFMNPFLSLTNEKIFSDRMVEIFHDLPKVEVVNAAMAAWEEQSKARRDIERKGEETLRYLEETGRHGIVLTGRPYHIDPEINHGIPEMINTYGMAVLTEDSISHLGELERPLRVNDQWMYHTRLYAAANYIKKHENLDIIQLNSFGCGVDAVTTDEVQEIMSGSGRIYTCLKIDEVSNLGAARIRIRSLIAAIRARAEKKPEERIAPSSIQKVPFTKEMKERYTILAPQMSPIHFELLEEAFRSEGFNLEILGNDNRSAIDMGLKYVNNDACYPSLLVVGQLMAALKSGKYDLHRTAVVITQTGGGCRASNYIAFIRRALAKAGMSYIPVLSLNFNGFEKQEGFQITPRLLVKLVYAVVFGDIMMKCLYRMRPYEQTKGSADKLYRRWNAYCKRFLSTSVSFRKYSQICRSIIHDFDRLPITDEVKPRVGIVGEILVKFSPTANNHLAELLEKEGAEPVVPDLLDFFQYSFYNGNFKADKLGFSKAYKLKMNAAVAAVEKIRGAASKEFARSVHFNPPAKIAELAKAASPIAQNGNQTGEGWFLTGEMLELIGEGVPNIVCIQPFACLPNHIVGKGVIKEIRRRYPEANIAAVDYDPGASEVNQLNRIKLMLTTAERNLEKESGAAKVSAGE
- the yajC gene encoding preprotein translocase subunit YajC, translating into MINAILLDSASASSGSGAAGWGTMLIWLVVMIGIMYFLMIRPQRKEQKRLQSMLNDMAVGDSVVTTSGFYGVLLDITDDDVIVEFGNNKNCRIPMRKSAIAEVEKADAAYAAPESREKDRK
- the leuB gene encoding 3-isopropylmalate dehydrogenase codes for the protein MNVQIALIPGDGIGPEIVSQAKRVLDRAAELGGHTFHYREVLLGGCSIDAAGVPLTDETVAICRASDAVLMGSIGGDAATSPWYRLPPEKRPEAGLLGIRKALGLFANLRPAVLYPELKGACPLKESVIRDGFDLMMVRELTGGLYFGKRYTKDVNGVRTAVDTLSYNEEEIRRVAERAFGIAEKRRHHLTLVDKANVLDSSRLWRDVVTDTAASHPDVRFDWMLVDNCAMQLVKNPGQFDVLLTENMFGDILSDEASMIAGSIGMLPSASLNGTGFGLYEPSGGSAPDIAGKGIANPLATILSAAMLLRYSLNLDREADAVERAVRRVLADGYRTADIMSDGCTQTDTAGMGDRVLERMEL
- the ilvD gene encoding dihydroxy-acid dehydratase — protein: MRSDTVRKGLQQAPHRSLWNALGVTKEEMEKPLVAVVSSWNEIVPGHMNLDKIAEAVKLGVAEAGGFPVVIPAIAVCDGIAMGHTGMKYSLVTRDLIADSTESMIMAHQFDAMVCIPNCDKNVPGLLMAAARLNIPTVFVSGGPMLAGHVGGKRTSLSSIFEAVGRRQAGTLDEAGLEEYEEYGCPTCGSCSGMYTANSMNCLTEAIGMGLRGNGTIPAVYSARLRLAKHAGNQVMEMLRRNIRPRDIITEASIRNALTVDMALGCSTNTMLHLPAIAHEIGMNLDMRMANEYSARTPNLCHLAPAGHTYMEQLNEAGGVYAVMHELAKKNLLNLNCMTVTGRTVGENIEHAENRDPEVIRPIDHPYSETGGLAVLSGNIAPEGGVVKQSAVAPEMLVHEGPARVFDCEDDAIRAILGGQIRKGDVVVIRYEGPKGGPGMREMLNPTSAIAGMGLGSTVALITDGRFSGASRGASIGHISPEAAVGGPIALIEEGDIIEINIPEKTIHLRVSDEELAKRKAAWKPREPKITTGYLARYAAMVTSGSRGAVLEVPKR
- the tgt gene encoding tRNA guanosine(34) transglycosylase Tgt, with amino-acid sequence MASYEILKEEGRAKRARFKTAHGTIETPVFMNVGTAAAIKGAVSSPELRELKCQVELCNTYHLHVRPGDDVVKEMGGVRKFMCWDGPVLTDSGGFQVFSLAKLRQIREEGVTFHSHVDGRLIFMGPEQSMQIQSNLGSTIAMAFDECPDALADASYIDRSIERTTRWLVRCQAEMRRLNSLPDTVNPDQLLFGINQGGIIDGLRIRHARQIASLGLDGYAVGGLAVGETHEQMYHVLEEVVPALPRDKPTYLMGVGTPANILEGVERGIDFFDCVYPSRNGRHGHVYTSRGHLNLFNAQYRTDPRPIDESCGCPVCRTFSRAYLRHLLKSGEMLGMRLCVMHNLYFYNSLMESIRLALDEGRFAEFKKDTLAAYGEHPVHNTVMHADWRP